The Exiguobacterium aurantiacum DSM 6208 genome includes a window with the following:
- a CDS encoding NYN domain-containing protein has translation MSLKRELLLVDGYNIIGAWPHLRKLRDIDFEKARNDLIEAMAEYQAVTGRQVTIVFDAHMRYGREAKARQSRVAVVYTKENETADEWIERRAHELVDDRLVTLFVATNDFTEQWVIFGQGALRVPAAELLKDWKQAQKLIEIERRALEKDRSNRKTIDLSPDVRARFEEMRRRKSNRDEHH, from the coding sequence ATGAGCTTAAAGCGCGAACTGCTCCTTGTCGACGGCTACAACATTATCGGCGCCTGGCCCCATCTCCGTAAGCTTCGGGACATTGACTTCGAGAAGGCCCGCAACGATTTAATCGAGGCGATGGCCGAGTATCAGGCGGTCACCGGTCGTCAAGTGACGATCGTCTTTGACGCGCACATGCGATACGGACGAGAGGCGAAAGCGAGGCAGAGCCGCGTCGCCGTCGTCTATACGAAAGAGAACGAAACGGCAGACGAATGGATTGAACGGCGGGCCCATGAGCTCGTCGACGATCGTCTCGTGACGCTGTTCGTCGCCACGAATGACTTTACCGAACAGTGGGTCATCTTTGGTCAAGGCGCACTGCGGGTGCCGGCCGCCGAGTTGTTGAAAGATTGGAAGCAGGCACAAAAGCTCATCGAGATCGAACGGCGTGCCTTAGAGAAGGACAGGTCGAACCGTAAAACAATCGACCTCTCGCCTGACGTAAGGGCGCGATTCGAAGAAATGCGTCGCCGTAAGTCGAATCGTGACGAGCATCACTGA
- the rplL gene encoding 50S ribosomal protein L7/L12, which produces MAFNKEQFIEDLKSMTVLELNELVKTIEEEFGVSAAAPVAVAGAGAAAAEEQTEFDVILTNAGAGKINVIKAVRELTGLGLKEAKALVDGTPAPVKEGVSKEDADAVKAKLEEAGATVEVK; this is translated from the coding sequence ATGGCTTTCAACAAAGAGCAATTCATCGAAGACCTCAAATCAATGACGGTTCTCGAACTTAACGAACTCGTAAAAACAATCGAAGAAGAATTCGGCGTATCAGCAGCAGCTCCAGTAGCAGTTGCAGGTGCAGGCGCAGCAGCAGCTGAAGAGCAAACTGAATTCGACGTAATCCTCACAAACGCTGGCGCTGGTAAAATCAACGTCATCAAAGCGGTACGTGAACTTACAGGCCTCGGTCTTAAAGAAGCGAAAGCACTCGTTGACGGAACTCCGGCTCCAGTCAAAGAAGGCGTTTCTAAAGAAGATGCAGACGCAGTTAAAGCTAAGCTTGAAGAAGCTGGCGCAACTGTCGAAGTTAAGTAA
- the cysE gene encoding serine O-acetyltransferase, which translates to MGFWKSVRADIRNVLELDPAARSQAEVILTYPGLHALWAHRIAHGLWRRDVKLLAKLIAQTSRWVTGIEIHPGAVIGEGLFIDHGFGIVIGETAIIGNNVTIYQGVTLGGTGKEKGKRHPTIGNDVLISAGAKVLGNITIGDCVKIGASSVVLKDVPSDSTVVGIPGRVVIRNGERVKQHDLDHRFPDPDRECQERLENAVADLQRKLASLEKRMEEKTHDSVLQQPHE; encoded by the coding sequence ATGGGATTTTGGAAAAGTGTACGTGCAGATATCCGAAACGTGCTCGAGCTCGATCCGGCTGCCCGTTCGCAAGCAGAGGTCATCTTGACGTATCCGGGCCTCCATGCGCTTTGGGCGCATCGGATTGCCCATGGGCTCTGGAGACGTGACGTCAAACTACTGGCGAAATTGATCGCGCAAACGAGCCGGTGGGTGACCGGGATCGAGATTCATCCAGGTGCGGTCATCGGCGAAGGCCTGTTTATCGACCACGGGTTCGGTATCGTCATCGGGGAAACGGCCATCATCGGCAACAATGTCACGATCTATCAAGGTGTGACGTTAGGCGGAACTGGTAAAGAGAAAGGTAAGCGTCACCCGACGATCGGGAATGACGTGTTGATCTCGGCTGGGGCGAAAGTGCTCGGAAACATCACGATTGGCGATTGCGTCAAAATCGGGGCGAGTTCCGTCGTTTTAAAAGACGTTCCGTCCGATTCGACAGTCGTCGGGATACCAGGCCGTGTCGTCATTCGCAACGGAGAGCGGGTTAAACAACACGATCTCGATCATCGTTTCCCGGATCCGGATCGTGAATGCCAGGAACGGTTAGAGAACGCGGTAGCCGATCTGCAACGAAAGTTAGCCTCACTTGAAAAACGGATGGAGGAGAAGACACATGATTCAGTTTTACAACAGCCTCACGAATAA
- the secE gene encoding preprotein translocase subunit SecE, protein MNFLRDVWKELKKTSWPTRKELTKYTITVIATVVVIGLFVFGVDTGVSYLVNLLIN, encoded by the coding sequence ATGAACTTTTTGCGTGATGTATGGAAAGAGTTAAAGAAAACGAGTTGGCCGACTCGTAAAGAGCTCACGAAATATACCATCACAGTCATCGCGACCGTCGTCGTGATTGGCCTGTTCGTGTTTGGCGTGGATACTGGTGTCAGTTATCTCGTCAACCTATTGATCAACTAA
- the rplA gene encoding 50S ribosomal protein L1 codes for MGKKHQEAAKLVDRTKSYELAEAVELVQKTATAKFDETIEVAVRLGVDPKKADQQIRGAVVLPHGTGKTQKVLVFAKGEKVKEAEAAGADYVGDSEFITKIQQGWFDFDVIVATPDMMGEVGKLGRVLGPKGLMPNPKTGTVTFDVAKAIADIKAGKVEYRVDKAGNIHVPVGKKSFEATKLSENIETIIETLMKVKPATAKGTYLKNIALSSTMGPGIRVATADFIK; via the coding sequence ATGGGTAAAAAACACCAAGAAGCAGCTAAGCTTGTTGACCGCACGAAGTCATACGAACTCGCTGAGGCCGTTGAACTCGTTCAAAAAACAGCTACTGCTAAATTCGATGAAACAATCGAAGTTGCTGTCCGTCTCGGCGTAGATCCGAAGAAAGCGGACCAACAAATCCGCGGTGCCGTTGTACTTCCACACGGTACTGGTAAAACTCAAAAAGTTCTCGTCTTCGCAAAAGGCGAAAAAGTTAAAGAAGCTGAAGCGGCTGGCGCTGACTACGTCGGTGATTCTGAGTTCATCACTAAAATCCAACAAGGATGGTTCGACTTCGATGTTATCGTTGCGACACCTGACATGATGGGTGAAGTTGGTAAACTTGGTCGCGTTCTCGGACCAAAAGGCCTCATGCCTAACCCGAAAACAGGCACAGTCACGTTCGACGTTGCGAAAGCAATCGCGGACATCAAAGCTGGTAAAGTAGAATACCGCGTCGACAAAGCCGGTAACATCCACGTACCAGTTGGTAAGAAGTCATTTGAAGCAACAAAACTCTCTGAGAACATCGAGACAATCATCGAGACACTCATGAAAGTGAAGCCTGCTACTGCAAAAGGAACTTACCTCAAAAACATCGCGCTTTCGTCAACAATGGGTCCTGGTATCCGTGTTGCGACTGCCGACTTCATCAAGTAA
- the rpmG gene encoding 50S ribosomal protein L33, protein MAKKVSLACADCGSRVYSTTKKEDVRTRLELNKFCRRCNAHTMHRESK, encoded by the coding sequence ATGGCAAAGAAAGTAAGTCTCGCATGCGCGGATTGTGGGTCACGAGTTTACTCGACGACCAAGAAAGAGGATGTGCGGACGCGGCTTGAATTGAACAAGTTCTGCCGTCGTTGCAATGCGCATACGATGCATCGAGAATCAAAGTAA
- a CDS encoding class I SAM-dependent methyltransferase, with translation MGDHYYTNDPSSKSTPETWSYELRGKTYRFTSDRGVFSKGSVDFGSRLLIESFEVPIVSGRILDVGCGYGPMGISLADASGREALLVDVNERALALSEQNATQNGVTIETRMSHAYDAVGDERFAAIVTNPPIRAGKQVVHTILRDAHDHLVVGGALYVVIQKKQGAPSAKKLLEDVFGHVETLAKEKGYFIFRAIRS, from the coding sequence ATGGGAGATCATTACTATACGAACGATCCGAGTTCAAAAAGTACCCCGGAGACATGGTCGTACGAGTTGCGAGGGAAGACGTATCGCTTCACCTCGGACCGCGGCGTGTTCTCGAAAGGATCGGTCGATTTTGGGTCACGTCTCTTAATCGAGTCATTTGAAGTGCCTATTGTTTCAGGTCGCATTTTAGATGTCGGCTGTGGTTACGGTCCGATGGGGATCTCGCTTGCCGACGCCTCTGGGCGTGAAGCACTCCTCGTCGACGTGAACGAACGAGCGCTTGCCTTGTCCGAACAAAACGCCACCCAAAACGGAGTGACGATTGAAACACGAATGAGCCACGCGTACGATGCGGTCGGAGATGAACGGTTCGCGGCAATCGTGACCAACCCGCCGATTCGGGCTGGGAAACAAGTGGTCCACACGATTTTGCGAGACGCGCACGACCATCTTGTCGTAGGTGGAGCGCTTTATGTCGTCATCCAAAAGAAACAGGGAGCACCTTCTGCCAAGAAGCTGCTTGAAGATGTGTTTGGTCACGTCGAGACACTTGCGAAAGAAAAAGGCTATTTCATTTTCCGGGCAATTCGGTCTTGA
- the rplJ gene encoding 50S ribosomal protein L10, with protein sequence MASEKIVAQKSALVDEIAEKMQASVGTIVVDYRGLTVEEVTTLRKSLRDAGIEFKVYKNGLLRRAATQSGFDGLDEVFTGPTAVAFSKEDVVAPAKILNDFSKEHKALELKGGIIEGKVTSLEEVKALAELPSREGLLSMLLSVLQAPIRGLAVATNAIAEQKEEQSA encoded by the coding sequence ATGGCAAGCGAAAAAATCGTAGCTCAGAAATCGGCACTTGTCGATGAAATCGCTGAGAAAATGCAAGCGAGCGTTGGAACAATCGTTGTTGACTACCGTGGACTTACAGTTGAAGAAGTGACTACACTCCGTAAATCACTCCGTGACGCTGGAATCGAGTTCAAAGTATACAAAAACGGACTTCTTCGCCGCGCGGCTACTCAGTCTGGCTTTGACGGTCTTGACGAAGTCTTCACAGGTCCTACAGCAGTCGCGTTCTCGAAAGAAGACGTTGTTGCTCCAGCTAAGATCTTGAACGACTTCTCGAAAGAGCACAAAGCGCTCGAATTGAAAGGCGGAATCATCGAAGGCAAAGTAACTTCACTTGAAGAAGTGAAAGCTCTTGCAGAACTTCCATCACGCGAAGGTCTTCTCTCGATGCTTCTCAGCGTACTTCAAGCTCCAATCCGTGGGCTCGCAGTCGCAACAAACGCAATCGCAGAACAAAAAGAAGAGCAGTCTGCTTAA
- the nusG gene encoding transcription termination/antitermination protein NusG, giving the protein MEKQWFVVQTYSGFENNVKENLERRIGSMNMEDKIFRVLVPTETTQEEVTLKSGEKKIKEREVKNFPGYVFVEMIMTDDSWYVVRNTPNVTGFLGSTGGGAKPIPLQPDEVTNVLSQMGLIEKKDRYNYELGDLVRVKEGAFENFEGTIDEIEADKEKLKVVVDMFGRETKIELDFEQVQKIN; this is encoded by the coding sequence GTGGAGAAACAATGGTTTGTTGTCCAGACGTATTCTGGCTTTGAGAACAATGTCAAAGAAAACTTAGAACGCCGAATCGGTTCGATGAACATGGAAGATAAAATTTTCCGCGTCCTCGTTCCAACCGAAACAACGCAAGAAGAAGTCACGCTTAAAAGTGGCGAGAAGAAGATCAAAGAACGTGAAGTGAAAAACTTCCCGGGCTACGTGTTCGTCGAAATGATCATGACGGATGATTCATGGTACGTCGTGCGAAACACGCCGAACGTCACAGGCTTCCTCGGCTCGACAGGGGGCGGCGCCAAGCCGATCCCGCTCCAACCTGACGAAGTGACGAACGTGCTTTCGCAGATGGGTCTCATCGAGAAGAAAGACCGTTACAACTACGAGCTCGGCGATCTTGTCCGTGTCAAAGAAGGCGCGTTCGAGAACTTTGAAGGCACGATTGATGAAATCGAAGCGGACAAAGAGAAGCTTAAAGTCGTCGTCGACATGTTCGGCCGCGAAACAAAAATTGAGCTTGATTTCGAACAAGTTCAGAAAATTAACTAA
- the rplK gene encoding 50S ribosomal protein L11, which yields MAKKVTKLVKLQIPAGKANPAPPVGPALGQAGVNIMGFCKEFNARTQDQAGLIIPVVITVYEDRSFTFITKTPPAAVLLKKAAGIESGSGEPNRKKVATVKRDKVREIAELKMPDLNASSVETAMLMVEGTARSMGIVIED from the coding sequence GTGGCGAAAAAAGTTACTAAACTCGTTAAACTTCAAATCCCAGCTGGTAAAGCTAACCCAGCACCACCAGTAGGTCCAGCACTTGGTCAAGCAGGTGTTAACATCATGGGATTCTGTAAAGAGTTCAACGCTCGTACACAAGACCAAGCCGGATTGATTATTCCTGTAGTCATTACGGTATACGAAGATCGTTCGTTTACATTCATTACGAAAACTCCACCAGCTGCAGTTCTTTTGAAGAAAGCTGCTGGTATCGAGAGCGGTTCAGGTGAACCAAACCGTAAGAAGGTAGCAACGGTTAAGCGTGATAAAGTTCGCGAAATCGCTGAACTTAAAATGCCTGACCTTAACGCGTCGTCTGTTGAAACAGCGATGCTTATGGTTGAAGGTACTGCGCGTAGTATGGGTATTGTAATCGAAGACTAA
- the rlmB gene encoding 23S rRNA (guanosine(2251)-2'-O)-methyltransferase RlmB: protein MDFLYGRNPVIEALRSGRDMNKVFIMEGQQKGPLAQIIAMANEASVQVSFVPKTKLEKMAGSEHHQGVVAAVAAYEYKSIEDMFALAESKGETPLFILLDELEDPHNLGSILRTADAVGAHGIIIPKRRSVGLTQTVAKASTGAIEYIPVARVTNLTRTLEELKEKGLWVVGTDASESQDYRRLDGNMPLVVVIGSEGKGMSRLVRETCDFLVHMPMVGHVTSLNASVAAALLLYEVHRTRHPLS from the coding sequence ATCGATTTCCTCTACGGCCGTAACCCGGTCATCGAGGCGCTCCGGAGCGGACGCGACATGAACAAAGTCTTCATTATGGAAGGCCAACAAAAAGGACCGCTCGCCCAAATTATCGCGATGGCGAACGAGGCGTCTGTCCAAGTGTCATTCGTCCCGAAAACGAAACTCGAGAAGATGGCCGGCAGTGAACACCACCAAGGTGTCGTCGCAGCCGTCGCGGCTTACGAGTATAAGTCGATTGAGGATATGTTCGCACTCGCCGAATCAAAAGGTGAGACACCGCTCTTTATTTTGCTCGACGAATTAGAAGATCCTCACAACCTAGGTTCGATTTTACGGACGGCTGACGCTGTCGGGGCCCACGGGATCATCATCCCGAAACGCCGATCGGTCGGACTGACGCAAACCGTCGCCAAGGCGTCGACCGGCGCGATCGAGTACATCCCGGTCGCCCGTGTGACGAACTTGACGCGCACACTCGAGGAACTGAAAGAAAAAGGACTTTGGGTCGTCGGGACCGATGCGAGTGAGAGCCAAGACTATCGGCGCCTCGATGGCAACATGCCGCTCGTCGTCGTCATTGGCAGCGAAGGGAAAGGGATGAGCCGGCTCGTTCGTGAGACGTGTGACTTCCTCGTCCATATGCCGATGGTCGGTCACGTCACATCGCTCAACGCTTCGGTCGCGGCCGCGCTTCTGTTGTATGAAGTGCACCGTACACGTCACCCGTTGTCATGA
- a CDS encoding Mini-ribonuclease 3 — MSLNPSQLNALALAYMGDVVYEMAVRKRLLERGLTRPNDLHRGAVRYVNASAQAGVVTHWLETGMLSEEEQAVVRRGRNAKSGSIPKRTDVHTYRYSTAFEALIGYTYLTERRDRLEELIEQAFIWLETEQPETT; from the coding sequence ATGAGTTTGAACCCGTCCCAATTGAACGCCCTCGCCCTAGCTTACATGGGCGATGTCGTCTATGAGATGGCGGTTCGGAAACGGCTGCTCGAACGTGGATTGACACGACCGAACGACTTACACCGCGGGGCCGTCCGATACGTGAACGCTTCAGCCCAGGCGGGAGTCGTCACCCATTGGCTCGAGACGGGCATGTTGTCGGAAGAAGAACAGGCGGTCGTTCGTCGCGGGCGAAACGCCAAATCGGGATCGATCCCGAAGCGGACCGACGTCCATACGTACCGTTATTCGACCGCGTTTGAGGCATTGATTGGTTACACATACCTTACAGAAAGAAGGGATCGTCTTGAAGAACTCATCGAACAAGCGTTCATATGGCTCGAAACCGAGCAACCCGAAACGACATGA
- the sigH gene encoding RNA polymerase sporulation sigma factor SigH gives MNGWPYEQFETMSDEELVFLARNEGDSDALEFLIERYRYFVRAKARSYFLIGADHEDIVQEGMIGLYKGVRDYRDERLASFKSFAEMCITRQMITAIKTATRQKHIPLNSYVSLDKPIFDDESDRTLLDVILPPHPTDPQELLVTREDQLFMEEKMDELLSDLERKVLRLYLDGRSYQEISDDLDRHVKSIDNALQRVKKKFERHVDIKTLTS, from the coding sequence ATGAACGGATGGCCATACGAACAATTTGAAACCATGTCAGACGAAGAGCTCGTCTTTCTGGCACGTAACGAAGGGGATAGCGATGCGTTAGAGTTTCTGATTGAGCGCTATCGTTATTTTGTCAGGGCTAAGGCGAGGTCTTATTTCTTGATCGGTGCCGATCATGAGGACATCGTGCAAGAAGGAATGATCGGGCTGTATAAAGGGGTTCGAGATTACCGAGACGAGCGGCTCGCCTCGTTTAAAAGTTTTGCTGAAATGTGTATCACGCGGCAGATGATCACGGCGATCAAGACGGCGACACGTCAAAAGCACATCCCGCTCAATTCGTACGTGTCACTTGATAAGCCGATCTTTGACGATGAGTCGGACCGGACGCTGTTAGACGTCATATTGCCCCCGCACCCGACCGACCCGCAAGAACTGCTCGTGACGCGGGAAGACCAATTGTTCATGGAAGAAAAGATGGATGAGCTCCTTAGCGACCTGGAACGAAAAGTGCTTCGTCTCTATTTGGACGGACGTTCGTACCAAGAGATCTCTGATGACCTTGACCGTCACGTCAAGTCGATTGACAACGCGTTGCAACGCGTCAAAAAGAAATTTGAGCGCCACGTCGACATCAAAACGTTAACGAGTTAA
- the cysS gene encoding cysteine--tRNA ligase — protein MIQFYNSLTNKKEPFVPIVPGKVSMYVCGPTVYNYIHVGNARPAIAFDTVRRYLTYRGYDVKYVLNFTDVDDKIIRAANELGEDVSTLTNRYIEAYLADTGALNVQPADVHPRVTDTMEDIIDFIRNLETEGYAYASEGDVYFRTRKFDEYGKLSQQSIEDLRAGSRVDVGEKKEDPLDFVLWKAAKPGEPAWESPWGQGRPGWHIECSTMAKKHLGKTIDIHAGGHDLKFPHHENEIAQSEACNHAKFANYWLHNGFINIENEKMSKSLGNFLLVHEALKEVDAMVLRFFMLSVHYRHPINYSRELINQASNGWDRIKEAYHNVEHRLSVTVGLEEPSEAMERKLTGIKSAFIEAMDDDINTANAVTILFDLAKEANIYAKANHVSKETLEHVIDLFDELTGVLGLTLSEEKELLDAEIDQLIQERNTARAERNFARADEIRDMLKQQNIQLEDTAQGVRWKRV, from the coding sequence ATGATTCAGTTTTACAACAGCCTCACGAATAAGAAAGAACCGTTCGTCCCGATCGTACCAGGGAAAGTATCGATGTATGTGTGCGGACCGACCGTCTATAACTACATCCACGTCGGGAACGCCCGACCAGCGATCGCATTCGACACGGTCCGTCGCTATTTGACGTATCGCGGCTATGATGTGAAGTACGTGTTGAACTTCACGGACGTCGACGATAAAATCATTCGAGCAGCGAACGAGCTCGGCGAAGACGTCTCGACGCTGACGAACCGTTACATTGAGGCGTATTTGGCCGATACGGGGGCGCTCAACGTCCAACCGGCCGATGTGCACCCGCGCGTCACCGACACGATGGAAGACATCATCGACTTCATCCGGAACTTAGAGACAGAAGGGTACGCCTATGCGTCTGAAGGTGACGTTTACTTCCGGACGCGTAAGTTTGATGAGTACGGCAAGCTCAGCCAGCAGTCGATTGAAGACTTACGGGCCGGCTCGCGTGTCGACGTCGGCGAGAAGAAAGAAGATCCTCTCGACTTCGTCTTGTGGAAAGCGGCGAAGCCGGGTGAACCGGCGTGGGAGAGTCCATGGGGCCAGGGACGGCCGGGTTGGCATATCGAATGCTCGACGATGGCGAAAAAACATCTCGGCAAGACGATTGACATCCATGCCGGCGGTCACGATTTGAAGTTCCCGCACCATGAGAATGAGATTGCCCAATCAGAAGCGTGCAACCACGCGAAGTTCGCCAATTATTGGCTTCATAACGGCTTCATCAATATCGAGAACGAGAAGATGTCAAAATCACTCGGCAACTTCTTACTCGTCCACGAAGCGTTGAAAGAGGTCGATGCGATGGTGCTCCGCTTCTTTATGTTATCGGTCCATTATCGTCACCCGATCAACTATAGCCGCGAGTTGATCAACCAAGCCTCGAACGGATGGGACCGCATCAAAGAAGCGTACCATAACGTCGAGCACCGGCTGTCGGTGACGGTCGGGCTAGAAGAGCCGAGCGAGGCGATGGAACGGAAGTTGACGGGAATCAAGTCTGCATTCATTGAAGCGATGGATGATGACATCAACACGGCCAACGCCGTCACAATCTTGTTTGACTTGGCGAAAGAAGCGAACATCTACGCCAAAGCGAACCACGTATCAAAAGAGACGCTTGAGCACGTCATCGACTTGTTCGACGAGTTGACCGGTGTCCTCGGATTGACCTTGTCCGAAGAGAAAGAACTGTTAGACGCCGAAATCGATCAATTGATTCAAGAGCGGAACACAGCCCGAGCCGAACGCAACTTCGCACGTGCCGACGAGATTCGTGACATGTTGAAACAACAGAACATTCAGCTCGAGGATACGGCGCAAGGCGTGCGGTGGAAACGCGTATGA